The Henckelia pumila isolate YLH828 chromosome 2, ASM3356847v2, whole genome shotgun sequence genome includes a window with the following:
- the LOC140880129 gene encoding ultraviolet-B receptor UVR8-like, protein MNRIMEDLPLHLILEILACGGFRAMDLVSLELTSKTFTSNPGLFPQKFRSLVDFSAFKLCGVHPIYLTLGHDSKNELLNRCNGNWKRVLHFLQAVQQSSAMVHTSSGHIQIQTGRYHTLLSHDVGVYSSGTNTSGVLGHGPETKQCVAFTPIRFPFPSRVIHVSASHNHAAFVTEAGEVYTCGDNTSSSCGHRDTRHVVFGPKLVEELKGIPCKQVATGLSFTLFLSRQGCVFTCGINTHGQLGHGDAVDRPVPEKIESLECVDPIVHIASGPSFALAVAEDGTVYSFGSDTNFCLGHGEQRNELHPRAIQSLKRKGVHVVRVSAGEEHVVALDSNGHVYTWGKGYCGALGHGDEIDKTSPEILTSLQSHLAVQVCAGKRKTFVVMDNGSIYGFGWMSFDSLGFPGRRSAKIMKP, encoded by the exons ATGAATCGAATAATGGAGGACTTACCCCTCCATCTGATTCTCGAAATATTAGCTTGTGGTGGGTTCAGGGCCATGGATTTAGTGAGTTTGGAGCTGACTTCCAAGACTTTTACGTCGAATCCTGGATTGTTCCCTCAAAAGTTTCGATCTTTAGTGGATTTTTCTGCATTTAAGCTTTGTGGGGTGCACCCCATTTACTTAACTTTGGGCCACGATTCCAAAAACGAGCTTCTGAATCGGTGTAATGGGAATTGGAAGCGAGTCTTGCATTTCTTGCAGGCCGTGCAACAGTCCTCTGCAATGGTTCATACATCTTCAGGCCAT ATACAGATTCAAACTGGCAGATATCACACTTTGCTAAGCCACGACGTGGGCGTATACTCTAGCGGTACCAACACATCTGGCGTGCTCGGTCATGGCCCCGAAACAAAGCAATGTGTAGCATTTACCCCAATTCGCTTCCCATTCCCATCTCGAGTGATTCATGTTTCGGCTTCCCACAATCATGCAGCCTTTGTTACTGAGGCCGGAGAG GTTTACACATGTGGAGATAATACATCATCTTCTTGTGGTCACAGAGATACAAGACATGTCGTATTCGGTCCAAAGCTAGTTGAAGAACTCAAGGGAATCCCTTGCAAGCAG GTAGCCACAGGACTCAGTTTCACCCTGTTCCTCTCTAGACAAGGTTGTGTCTTCACCTGTGGGATCAATACACACGGCCAGCTCGGTCATGGTGATGCAGTGGATAGACCTGTCCCAGAAAAGATAGAGTCCCTTGAATGTGTCGATCCCATAGTTCATATTGCCTCGGGCCCGAGTTTTGCCCTTGCTGTGGCAGAAGATGGAACTGTCTACTCTTTTGGTTCAGATACCAATTTCTGCCTTGGTCATGGAGAGCAGCGCAACGAGCTCCATCCTCGAGCAATCCAATCTTTAAAGAGGAAGGGTGTTCATGTGGTTCGCGTGTCAGCTGGTGAGGAGCATGTGGTGGCACTCGATTCCAATGGACAT GTATATACCTGGGGCAAAGGCTATTGTGGTGCATTAGGACATGGTGACGAGATTGATAAAACATCCCCAGAAATCCTCACCAGCCTCCAGAGCCACCTAGCTGTTCAG